From a single Natronorubrum tibetense GA33 genomic region:
- a CDS encoding DUF5789 family protein, giving the protein MSDEDDEEPAVILGASTPVEGAPLARVTSRLVWPKEKSEIDRLEGDSVVRTPDGPQELSTILEDIDETYFQRHQEFENHVRAVIGTGPIPTADE; this is encoded by the coding sequence ATGAGCGACGAGGACGACGAGGAGCCAGCCGTGATACTCGGAGCATCGACCCCCGTCGAGGGCGCCCCCCTCGCCCGCGTCACGTCCCGTCTGGTCTGGCCCAAAGAGAAGAGCGAGATCGATCGACTCGAGGGCGATAGCGTCGTCCGGACGCCCGACGGGCCACAGGAGCTGTCGACTATCCTCGAGGACATCGACGAGACGTACTTCCAGCGCCACCAGGAGTTCGAAAATCACGTTCGAGCAGTTATCGGCACCGGACCGATCCCGACGGCGGACGAGTAA
- a CDS encoding DUF7345 domain-containing protein — protein MQRELATVGVISLLLVSAFALPVAASSPNSSESVEESAVHVDLEADGDATVSLVSSYDLTDPDERDAFETLREDESAQEKLLDRAADRFDSVATNAEANVEREMTVSAESADVSVSDDRGIVTLSVTWEGLAAVEDDTLVVTEPFASGFDADRSLVVTAPTEATIESSTPEPTTQDETRAAWDAETDLDGFELTVSEATTASDDASDGTPGFTGSVALVAVGLTVALLAANRR, from the coding sequence ATGCAGCGCGAACTCGCTACCGTGGGCGTCATTTCGTTGCTCCTCGTGAGCGCGTTCGCACTGCCAGTCGCAGCATCGAGTCCGAACAGCAGTGAGTCCGTCGAGGAATCGGCGGTTCACGTCGACCTCGAGGCAGACGGAGATGCCACCGTATCGTTGGTTTCGAGTTACGACCTCACTGATCCGGACGAGCGTGATGCGTTCGAGACGCTTCGCGAGGACGAATCAGCACAGGAAAAATTACTGGACCGGGCCGCTGATCGGTTCGATTCAGTTGCGACGAACGCGGAAGCCAACGTCGAGCGTGAGATGACGGTGTCTGCCGAATCGGCCGACGTTTCCGTCTCCGACGACCGCGGAATCGTGACGCTCTCCGTAACCTGGGAGGGACTGGCGGCCGTCGAAGACGACACGCTCGTTGTCACGGAACCGTTCGCAAGCGGGTTCGACGCCGATCGATCACTCGTCGTGACCGCACCAACTGAGGCGACGATCGAATCGTCGACACCGGAACCGACGACGCAAGACGAGACTCGAGCGGCGTGGGACGCCGAAACCGATCTCGACGGATTCGAGCTGACGGTTTCGGAAGCGACGACGGCGAGCGACGACGCGAGCGATGGAACTCCCGGATTCACCGGGAGTGTTGCACTCGTCGCCGTCGGTCTCACCGTCGCCTTGCTCGCCGCGAATCGTCGCTGA
- a CDS encoding AI-2E family transporter yields the protein MDARTAFFALLLATLGVICALLVAPLLQYVLAAGLLAFVLYPAHERLERQIGARPSALALTAFAIVAAVVPLIYFSIVVLQTVFSFLDDFDELAAVEELRTAALELGIEAEVLDELESELLAEIEGSLSGSVEIVLQELVGLLNASIRMSFGLLVLVFLLYYLLVDGDRFVAWVSDIAPLEDNVRDELFDEIEVVTWAVIYSHVLVAVVEGLLGGLGFYLLGVPNVAFWTVVMIVVSFLPAVGVWLVWGPAVVYLAITADPLTAVVMLLYGVVVLSIVDNYLRAIFVDRGSGLHPAVVLIGVIGGIYLLGIMGLFLGPVLLAVFKAGLNVFSTMNLAAEERDSQPADAESDGELVEMEQP from the coding sequence ATGGACGCTCGAACCGCGTTTTTCGCCCTCCTGCTCGCCACTCTCGGCGTGATTTGCGCTCTGCTGGTCGCCCCGCTGTTGCAGTACGTGCTGGCTGCAGGTCTCCTCGCGTTCGTCCTCTACCCAGCCCACGAACGACTCGAGAGGCAAATTGGCGCCCGACCCTCGGCGCTCGCGCTCACCGCCTTTGCGATCGTCGCCGCCGTCGTTCCACTGATTTACTTTTCGATCGTCGTGCTCCAGACCGTCTTCTCGTTTCTCGACGATTTCGACGAACTCGCCGCCGTCGAAGAACTCAGAACCGCCGCGCTCGAACTCGGCATCGAGGCGGAGGTGCTCGACGAACTCGAGTCCGAACTCCTCGCGGAGATCGAGGGCTCGCTCTCCGGCTCCGTCGAGATCGTCTTACAGGAACTGGTCGGCCTCCTGAACGCGAGTATTCGGATGAGCTTCGGGCTCCTCGTGCTCGTGTTCCTCCTGTACTATCTGCTGGTCGACGGCGACCGGTTCGTCGCCTGGGTCAGCGACATCGCACCGCTCGAGGACAACGTTCGCGACGAACTGTTCGACGAGATCGAGGTCGTCACCTGGGCGGTCATTTACAGTCACGTCCTCGTCGCCGTCGTGGAGGGGCTGTTAGGCGGACTCGGATTCTACCTGCTCGGCGTTCCGAACGTGGCGTTCTGGACCGTCGTCATGATCGTCGTCTCGTTCCTGCCGGCAGTCGGCGTCTGGCTGGTCTGGGGGCCGGCCGTCGTCTATCTCGCCATCACGGCCGATCCGCTCACTGCGGTCGTAATGCTACTGTACGGCGTTGTCGTCCTCTCGATCGTCGACAACTACCTGCGGGCGATCTTCGTCGATCGCGGGTCGGGACTCCATCCGGCGGTGGTCCTTATCGGCGTCATCGGCGGGATCTACTTGCTCGGAATCATGGGGCTGTTCCTCGGCCCGGTTCTGCTCGCGGTATTCAAGGCGGGACTGAACGTCTTCAGCACGATGAATCTGGCCGCCGAGGAGCGCGACTCGCAACCGGCCGATGCGGAGTCCGACGGAGAGCTCGTGGAGATGGAACAGCCGTAG
- a CDS encoding helix-turn-helix transcriptional regulator, which yields MNLRVALVVLLVGFGTIAAVPMAAAQPSSSESASVAGEPEEIDADETRLDISLGEDGSAEWSVEFWVRLDDDESTEAFESIRDDIDEDPDAYTDQFADRVDDTVATAVSATDREMSAEEFTVDTARQSLGAEYGVVRYTFTWHGFAAADGDELHAGDAIEGLYLDDETRLSISWPDAYDLVSVDPGPDEERDRTVIWHGSETDFVSGEPRVVVSSGGLGLGTIAIGAAAVVVAMGAGGIWWYRTRSSTASEPADAPTSPSAAAASDADSRTVAAGTDATPDPRDDLLSNEEQVLRLLEEYGGRMKQQTVVEELEWTDAKTSKVVSALREEGELESFRLGRENVLSLPTDDEASDTTRDPVQKG from the coding sequence ATGAATCTCCGCGTCGCGCTGGTGGTCCTCCTCGTTGGTTTCGGGACCATCGCTGCCGTGCCGATGGCGGCTGCCCAACCGAGTAGCTCGGAGTCGGCCTCCGTCGCGGGAGAACCGGAAGAGATCGACGCCGACGAGACGCGACTCGATATTTCGCTGGGGGAAGACGGCAGCGCCGAGTGGTCCGTCGAGTTCTGGGTTCGTCTCGACGATGACGAGAGCACCGAGGCCTTCGAATCCATCAGGGACGATATCGATGAGGATCCGGACGCGTACACGGACCAGTTCGCGGATCGAGTCGACGACACCGTGGCGACGGCGGTCAGCGCAACGGATCGGGAGATGTCGGCCGAGGAGTTCACCGTCGACACCGCTCGTCAGTCGTTAGGTGCCGAGTACGGAGTCGTCAGATACACGTTCACGTGGCACGGCTTCGCCGCGGCCGACGGCGACGAACTCCACGCCGGCGACGCGATCGAGGGGCTGTATCTCGACGACGAAACGCGGCTGTCGATTAGTTGGCCCGATGCGTACGACCTCGTCTCGGTCGACCCCGGGCCCGACGAGGAGCGTGACCGAACCGTCATCTGGCACGGAAGCGAGACCGACTTCGTCTCCGGGGAGCCCCGCGTCGTCGTCTCCTCTGGTGGACTCGGCCTCGGAACGATAGCCATCGGTGCGGCCGCGGTCGTCGTCGCCATGGGAGCCGGCGGGATCTGGTGGTACCGAACTCGTTCGTCCACCGCGAGCGAACCCGCAGACGCCCCCACGTCACCGTCCGCTGCGGCGGCGAGCGACGCCGATTCCCGGACGGTAGCCGCGGGGACCGACGCCACACCCGATCCGCGGGACGACCTGCTTAGCAACGAAGAACAGGTTCTCCGCCTGCTCGAGGAGTACGGCGGGCGGATGAAACAGCAGACCGTCGTCGAGGAACTGGAGTGGACCGACGCGAAGACGAGCAAGGTCGTAAGCGCCCTCCGGGAGGAAGGAGAACTGGAGTCGTTCCGTCTCGGACGCGAGAACGTGCTGTCGCTTCCGACGGACGACGAGGCCTCCGATACGACGCGTGACCCGGTACAGAAGGGGTGA
- a CDS encoding CPBP family glutamic-type intramembrane protease produces MATEGARSGGRWLRDQFDRLSWFQKSLLTGAILTILWMQYVPGDLERRVWVDGLLLIGGPLALGLTHGNHIGWNINRVAVRNAVLLSLFVLPFYLVGSTLPTIREFYPMWETSAALGEFVPHAVQLFILALAAETYYRGLLCVGVREIGFKAVLISPVVYMIHHAGKPPIEFLLSGPTDILFGAVDYQSNSILPSVIAHGAGLVLLDWLVVHDPLFDPTSVLEHLEWLPVPL; encoded by the coding sequence GTGGCGACCGAGGGTGCCCGGAGCGGCGGTCGGTGGCTTCGCGACCAGTTCGATCGACTCTCGTGGTTCCAGAAGTCGCTGCTGACCGGTGCGATCCTGACGATTCTCTGGATGCAGTACGTTCCTGGCGACCTCGAGCGACGGGTCTGGGTCGACGGACTCCTGCTGATCGGTGGCCCGCTCGCCCTCGGTCTCACACACGGGAACCACATCGGTTGGAACATCAACCGCGTCGCCGTTCGCAACGCGGTGCTACTCTCGCTGTTTGTTCTTCCCTTCTATCTGGTCGGCTCGACACTGCCGACGATCCGAGAGTTCTATCCGATGTGGGAGACCTCGGCCGCGCTGGGAGAGTTCGTGCCGCACGCAGTCCAGCTATTCATCCTTGCGCTGGCCGCTGAGACGTACTATCGTGGTCTGCTCTGTGTTGGCGTCAGGGAGATCGGGTTCAAGGCAGTTCTCATCAGCCCCGTCGTCTACATGATCCACCACGCCGGGAAACCGCCGATCGAATTCCTGCTGTCGGGTCCGACCGACATCCTCTTCGGCGCGGTGGATTACCAGTCCAACTCCATCCTCCCCTCCGTCATCGCTCACGGTGCGGGCCTCGTCTTACTCGACTGGCTCGTAGTCCACGACCCGCTGTTCGATCCCACGTCGGTGTTGGAGCACCTCGAGTGGCTGCCGGTTCCGTTGTGA
- a CDS encoding DUF302 domain-containing protein gives MSLPIDPATLDPEDFGEKQAILEMDHEDAIEHVREVCEDVGFGIPVEFSPSELLNEKVDADRDPYYVLGACNPNIADQALDETMKIGGLFPCNMIVWQEEPGRQRVYHLSIMKVARLLGTAPDNEAWDDIIDTTGELTEEAFERFDSVDTDITD, from the coding sequence ATGTCACTGCCAATCGACCCCGCGACGCTCGACCCGGAGGATTTCGGCGAGAAACAGGCCATCCTCGAGATGGACCACGAGGACGCCATCGAACACGTCCGCGAGGTCTGTGAAGACGTCGGCTTCGGCATTCCCGTCGAGTTTTCGCCGTCGGAACTGTTGAACGAGAAGGTCGATGCCGACAGAGATCCCTACTACGTCCTCGGGGCCTGCAATCCCAATATCGCCGATCAAGCGCTCGACGAGACGATGAAGATCGGCGGCCTCTTTCCCTGTAACATGATCGTCTGGCAGGAAGAGCCGGGACGCCAGCGAGTCTACCATCTCTCGATTATGAAGGTCGCCCGACTGCTCGGCACGGCGCCGGACAACGAGGCGTGGGACGACATCATCGATACTACCGGCGAGCTCACAGAGGAAGCATTCGAGCGGTTCGACTCGGTCGACACCGACATCACCGACTGA
- the nreA gene encoding DNA repair protein NreA, translating into MRLDDYIEDLEPDEEAERRRLAKEKSYAITDHLEEFEQRFDSALSGDSLVGSTAPSIFVGRSNYPDIPVGLLSPVGDEDAAEEYVTDGNWYQQGYDIPDVLQRRTGLLNSSKRANVDSPSIASRLAPSVHDTWDGFVGVQREVAIAGKPVDLEIGLDDAPDLGLDAGTDVATPRGPRANARNAELRENPYVPKQVKKTLEDDDWQAQGAMTYLYRRGFDVYEINSILSAGALGEAKQRRLVPTRWSITAVDDTVGQYLRGGIRNEPSIDEVQVWANEYVGNRYWIVLAPGNWEFELVEMKAPGSIWNPNPNDDIWLQSASEGYEGRSSYVEETAGAYYAARLGVLEYLESIGRQAKCLVLREVSDDYWAPVGVWQVRESVRNAFEGNYGEAETFHEAVAEVSTQLPVSYARLRRKSELAAGLQSNLSAFSRGG; encoded by the coding sequence ATGCGCCTCGACGACTACATCGAGGATTTAGAGCCCGACGAAGAAGCCGAGCGACGGCGCCTCGCAAAGGAGAAGTCCTACGCGATCACGGACCATCTCGAGGAGTTCGAACAGCGGTTCGACAGCGCGCTCAGCGGCGACTCCCTCGTGGGATCGACGGCCCCGTCGATCTTCGTCGGCCGGTCGAACTACCCCGACATCCCCGTGGGACTCCTCTCGCCGGTCGGCGACGAGGACGCGGCCGAGGAGTACGTCACCGACGGCAACTGGTACCAACAGGGGTACGACATCCCGGACGTGCTCCAGCGACGCACGGGGCTGTTGAACTCAAGCAAGCGTGCGAACGTCGACTCGCCGAGCATCGCGAGTCGCCTGGCACCGTCCGTCCACGACACCTGGGACGGTTTCGTCGGCGTCCAGCGGGAGGTCGCCATCGCCGGCAAACCGGTCGACCTCGAGATCGGCCTGGACGACGCGCCTGATCTCGGACTCGACGCGGGGACGGACGTCGCGACGCCCCGCGGTCCGCGGGCCAACGCTCGCAACGCCGAACTGCGGGAAAATCCCTACGTCCCGAAACAGGTCAAGAAGACCCTCGAGGACGACGACTGGCAGGCCCAGGGGGCGATGACCTACCTCTATCGGCGCGGTTTCGACGTCTACGAGATCAACTCGATCCTCTCTGCGGGTGCGCTCGGCGAGGCCAAACAGCGTCGCCTCGTCCCCACGCGGTGGTCGATCACCGCCGTCGACGACACCGTCGGACAGTACCTCCGCGGCGGCATTCGGAACGAACCTAGCATCGACGAGGTCCAGGTCTGGGCCAACGAGTACGTCGGCAACCGCTACTGGATCGTTCTCGCGCCGGGCAACTGGGAGTTCGAACTCGTCGAGATGAAAGCACCCGGCAGCATCTGGAACCCCAATCCGAACGACGACATCTGGCTCCAGAGCGCGTCCGAGGGGTACGAAGGACGCTCGAGCTACGTCGAGGAGACTGCCGGGGCCTACTACGCCGCACGGCTGGGGGTACTTGAGTACCTCGAGTCGATCGGTCGTCAGGCGAAGTGTCTAGTCCTCCGGGAAGTGAGCGACGACTACTGGGCCCCCGTGGGCGTCTGGCAGGTTCGCGAGAGCGTGCGAAACGCCTTCGAAGGCAACTACGGCGAGGCCGAGACCTTCCACGAGGCCGTCGCGGAGGTTTCGACGCAGCTTCCGGTCTCCTACGCCCGCCTCCGGCGAAAGTCCGAACTCGCCGCCGGGTTACAGTCGAACCTCAGCGCGTTCTCTCGAGGCGGGTAG